In a genomic window of Suricata suricatta isolate VVHF042 chromosome 12, meerkat_22Aug2017_6uvM2_HiC, whole genome shotgun sequence:
- the NBEAL2 gene encoding neurobeachin-like protein 2 isoform X1 — protein sequence MAASERLYELWLLYYAQKDLGYLQQWLKAFVGAFEKSISLFSLEPRRPEEAGTEVPLLPLDALHVLAEQLDKGDLEQALLLLKLFIILCRNLENVEAGWGQVLVPRVLALLTWLTAELKGAHASQGQGQEGRAPQLENVALHALLLCEGLFDPYQTWRRQHSGEVISSKEKSKYKFPPAALPSEFSAFFRESLQDAGGLPPMLLLRLVHLFGAVLAGGKENGQMAVSAGSVQGLLGVVRGWDHGPAQDPCLVPLALEALVGAVHVLHASRTPPRGPELRTLLEGYFRILNADWPAGPSSGPEEALVALRVSMLDAIPMMLECEDRPVLQATFLSNNCFEHLTRLIQNSKLYLQARAPPEGDSDLATRLLTEPDVQKVLDQDTDAIAVHVVRVLTCVMSSSPSAKEVFKERIGYPHLHEVLQSHGPPTHRLLQELLNMAVEGDHSVCPPPPILNEQPVLMLMQWLPTLPTVELRLFLAQRLWWLCDSCPASRATCVQAGLVGYLLETLNTGAALGARCQEQLLALLQALGRVSLRPLELRCLLRPPPGLDSGPGGAEAGNAQHAGAIIRALSGMARHQGPARALHYFDLAPSMAGIMVPPVQRWPGPGFTFHAWLCLHPTAAAPAPSRPLQRKQLYSFFTSSGSGFEAFFTAAGTLVVAVCTRKEYLTMSLPEVSFADSAWHCVAIVHVPGRRPFSQNLVHVYKDGHLVKTAPLRCPSLSEPFSSCCIGSAGHRTTTTTTGLPPPPVPTALAHTHPSLSRSQSVPATAGLGWGSGLVAPLQEGSISSTLAGTQDTRWGSPTSLEGELGAVVIFHEPLQAAALRALSTLGPNEMAPFKPEGELHELSTKLLLHYSPQACKNNICLDLSPGHRLDGRLTGHRVETWDVKDVVTCVGGMGALLPLLERVASQPQEAEAGPAVTHDLVGPELTSGHNTQGLLLPLGKSSEERMERNAVAAFLLMLRNFLQGHTVNQESLVQCQGPAIIGALLRKVPSWAMDMNVLMSAQLLMEQVAAEGSGPLLYLLYQHLLFNFHLWSPSDFAVRLGHVQYMSSIVREHRQKLRKKYGVQFILDALRTHYSALHSPGPCLDRPSPQREHPLAADDVRTVQTSLLGLVREFLVRSSATDDLQVMLSFLAAVSDDGQVVGALDLLQALLQGSPAQEALAVFLLEQGNLEVLLALLVQPRSLPLLPDHVCKILRKLQQNERLPERSRQRLRPREYSLQGLIACLPEGAVSPQLCQGLYRLFLGADCLNLSDLLAVVQLSLQADLSVRLDICRQLFHLIHGQPDIVQLLARQAGWQDVLTRLYVLEAATAGSPLPSPPETPMSPEPALCKPPTESPESSDVFLPSESPSPDADSFYQALSPFCTPFDLGLERASVGSCSNAGGGGGGGGGSSGTLTPASQPGTPSPLDGPRPFPVAHGRHSSSLSNVLEDSSLPEPAISGDDTSNTSNPQQTPEEELCNLLTNVLFSVAWRGVGGSDEAAWRERGQVFSVLTQLGASATLVRPPDCIKRSLLEMMLESALTDIKEAPAGVLASLTQQALWLLRLLQDFLCAEGHGNQELWSEKLFEGVCSLLDRMGAWPHLANGTADLREMAQIGLRLVLGYILLEDPQLHAQAYVRLHSLLQTAVPMRREEACYVLSKLESALARALTTPTSDTTTEDGEPSAAAAAATERCSWLVPLVRTLLDRAYEPLGLQWGLPSLPPTNGSPTFFEDFQAFCATPEWRHFIDKQVQPTMSQFEMDTYAKSHDLMSGFWNACYDMLMSSGQRRQRERAHSRRAFQELVLEPVQRRVRSEGLRYAAALKQQAAQHSTALLHWGALWRQLSSPCGAWALRDPPLPRWKLSSAETYSRMRLKLVPNHHFNPHLEASALRDNLGEAPLTPTEEASLPLAVTKEAKVSTLPEELLEDQLGEDELAALETAMQAAELDEQHEKLVLSAECQLVTVVAVVPGLLEITTQHVYFYDCSAERVETEEGIGHDFRRPLAQLREVHLRRFNLRRSALELFFIDQANYFLNFPCKVGGTTASSPWQAPRPQPCIIPPHTQVRSQVYSWLLRLRPPAQGYLSSRSPQEMLRASGLTQKWVQREISNFEYLMQLNTIAGRTYNDLSQYPVFPWVLQDYVSPTLDLSNPAVFRDLSKPIGVVNPKHAQLVREKYESFEDPAGTIDKFHYGTHYSNAAGVMHYLIRVEPFTSLHVQLQSGRFDCSDRQFHSVAAAWQARLESPADVKELIPEFFYFPDFLENQNGFDLGCLQLTNEKVGDVVLPPWASSPEDFIQQHRQALESEYVSAHLHKWIDLIFGYKQRGPAAEEALNVFYYCTYEGAVDLDHVADERERKALEGIISNFGQTPCQLLKEPHPARLSAEEAAQRLARLDTNSPSIFQHLDQLKAFFAEVISDGVPLVLAQVPHRQSHSIIQGSSDLLVTVSASGLLGTHSWLPYDRNINNYFSFSKDPTTVNPKMQRLLSGPWWPGSGVSGQALAVTPDGKLLFSGGHWDGSLRVTALSRGKLLKQLNRHLDVVTCLALDTCGIYLISGSRDTTCMVWRLLQEGGFSVGLASKPVQVLYGHEAAVSCVAISTELDMAVSGSEDGTVIIHTIRRGQFVAALQPPGATLPGPVSHLALGSEGQIVVQSSAWERVGAQVTYSLHLYSVNGKLRVSLPLVEQPTALAVTEDFVLLGTAQCALHILHLNKLLPAAPPLPMKVPIRSVAVTKERSHVLVGLEDGKLIVVGAGQPSEARSSQFARKLWRPSRRISQVSSGETEYNPGEAR from the exons GAGAACGGGCAGATGGCTGTGAGCGCCGGCTCAGTGCAGGGCCTGTTGGGTGTGGTGCGGGGCTGGGAccacgggccagcccaggaccccTGCCTGGTGCCGCTGGCACTGGAGGCACTGGTGGGTGCAGTACATGTCCTGCATGCCAGCCGCACACCCCCTCGCGGGCCAGAGCTTCGAACCCTGCTTGAGGGCTACTTCCGCATCCTTAATGCTGACTGGCCAGCAGGCCCAAGCTCAGGCCCTGAAGAGGCCCTCGTCGCCCTACGGGTCAGCATGCTCG ACGCCATCCCCATGATGCTGGAGTGTGAGGACCGGCCGGTGCTGCAGGCCACCTTCCTCAGCAACAATTGCTTTGAGCACCTTACTCGGCTCATCCAGAACAGCAAG CTGTACCTGCAGGCCCGGGCGCCCCCTGAGGGGGACAGTGACCTGGCTACCCGGTTACTGACCGAGCCCGATGTCCAGAAG gtCCTGGACCAGGACACAGATGCCATTGCGGTGCACGTAGTCAGGGTGCTGACCTGCGTCATGAGCAGCTCCCCCTCAGCCAAG GAGGTGTTTAAAGAGCGCATCGGCTACCCTCACCTGCACGAGGTTTTGCAGAGCCACGGTCCCCCCACCCATCGGCTGCTGCAGGAGCTACTCAACATG GCTGTGGAGGGGGACCACAGCGTGTGCCCACCGCCACCGATCCTGAACGAGCAGCCGGTGCTGATGCTGATGCAGTGGCTGCCGACCCTGCCCACCGTGGAGCTGCGACTCTTCCTCGCACAACGCCTTTGGTGGCTCTGTGACAGCTGTCCCGCCAGCCGTGCCACGTGCGTGCAGGCGGGGCTGGTAGGCTACCTGCTGGAGACGCTCAACACGGGGGCCGCCCTGGGGGCCCGCTGCCAGGAGCAGCTGTTGGCGCTGCTGCAGGCATTGGGCCGCGTGTCCCTGCGGCCCCTGGAGCTCCGTTGCCTGCTGCGCCCCCCGCCAGGGCTGGACTCAGGGCCGGGTGGAGCCGAGGCAGGGAACGCCCAACATGCCGGTGCCATTATCCGTGCATTGTCAGGCATGGCCCGGCACCAGGGCCCGGCACGAGCCCTGCACTACTTTGACCTCGCACCTAGCATGGCGGGTATTATGGTACCTCCCGTGCAGCGATGGCCAGGGCCTGGCTTCACCTTCCATGCTTGGCTCTGCCTGCACCCCACGGCCGCAGCACCGGCCCCCTCACGGCCACTCCAGCGGAAGCAGCTGTACAG CTTCTTCACCAGCAGTGGCTCAGGGTTTGAGGCCTTCTTCACGGCAGCCGGAACACTAGTGGTAGCTGTGTGCACTCGGAAGGAGTACTTGACCATGAGCTTGCCTGAAGTGTCCTTTGCCGACTCTGCCTGG CACTGCGTGGCCATTGTCCATGTGCCTGGGCGCCGGCCCTTCAGCCAGAACCTGGTCCATGTCTACAAAGACGGCCATCTGGTCAAGACAGCGCCCCTccgctgcccctccctcagtgaG CCTTTCTCCTCCTGCTGTATCGGCTCTGCTGGGCACCGCACAACGACCACCACCACGGGGCTGCCTCCACCACCAGTCCCCACCGCCCTGgctcacacacacccctccctgtCCCGCTCCCAGTCGGTCCCAGCCACTGCAGGGCTTGGCTGGGGGTCGGGGCTGGTGGCCCCCCTGCAGGAGGGCAGCATCAGCTCCACCCTTGCAGGCACACAGGACACTCGGTGGGGCAGCCCCACATCCCTGGAGGGTGAGCTAGGGGCTGTGGTCATCTTTCACGAACCCCTGCAGGCAGCAGCCCTGCGGGCCCTGAGCACCTTGG ggccCAATGAGATGGCACCCTTCAAGCCGGAGGGTGAACTACATGAGCTTAGCACCAAGCTGCTCCTCCATTACTCACCGCAG gcctgTAAGAACAACATCTGCCTGGACCTGTCCCCTGGCCACAGGCTGGATGGCCGCCTGACGGGCCACAGGGTGGAGACCTGGGACGTgaag GACGTGGTGACTTGTGTGGGAGGCATGGGCGCCCTGCTGCCCCTGCTGGAGCGAGTGGCCTCCCAGCCCCAAGAGGCCGAGGCGGGTCCAGCTGTAACACATGACCTCGTGGGACCCGAACTGACGTCTGGCCACAACACCCAGGGCCTGCTTCTCCCGCTGGGCAAGTCCTCTG AAGAGCGCATGGAGAGGAACGCAGTGGCCGCCTTTCTGCTGATGCTGCGGAACTTCCTGCAGGGCCACACGGTGAACCAGGAGAGCCTGGTGCAGTGCCAGGGGCCTGCCATCATCGGGGCCCTGCTGCGCAAG GTTCCCAGCTGGGCCATGGACATGAACGTGCTCATGTCTGCCCAGCTGCTGATGGAGCAGGTGGCAGCAGAGGGCAGTGGGCCCCTCCTATACCTGCTCTACCAGCATTTGCTCTTCAACTTCCACCTATGGAGCCCCAGCGACTTTGCTGTGCGCCTGG GCCACGTCCAGTACATGTCTAGCATAGTCCGGGAGCACAGACAGAAGCTGCGGAAGAAGTATGGGGTTCAGTTCATCCTGGATGCGCTGCGCACCCATTACAG TGCCCTGCATTCTCCTGGCCCTTGCCTGGACCGGCCCAGCCCACAGCGGGAGCACCCCCTAGCGGCTGACGACGTGCGCACAGTGCAGACTTCGCTCCTTGGCCTGGTGCGGGAGTTCCTGGTCCGGAGCTCCGCCACTGACGACTTGCAGGTTATGCTGAGCTTTCTGGCGGCTGTCAGTGACGATGGCCAG GTGGTGGGTGCTCTAGACCTGCTGCAGGCGCTGCTACAGGGTTCACCAGCACAGGAGGCTCTGGCTGTCTTCCTTTTGGAGCAGGGGAACCTTGAGGTGTTGCTGGCACTGCTGGTGCAGCCAAGGTCACTGCCTCTGCTGCCTGACCACGTCTGCAAG atcCTGCGCAAACTGCAGCAGAATGAGCGCTTACCTGAGCGGAGCCGCCAGCGGCTCCGGCCGCGAGAGTACAGTCTCCAGGGTCTGATCGCCTGCCTGCCGGAGGGCGCTGTTTCCCCCCAGCTCTGCCAGGGCCTCTACAGGCTATTCCTAGGGGCAG ACTGCCTGAACCTCTCAGATCTGTTGGCCGTGGTGCAGCTGTCCCTCCAGGCTGACCTCAGCGTCCGCCTGGACATCTGTCGCCAG CTCTTCCACCTCATCCATGGACAGCCAGACATCGTGCAGCTGCTGGCCCGGCAGGCTGGCTGGCAGGACGTGCTGACCCGGCTGTATGTCCTGGAGGCTGCCACAGCTGGCagtcccctgccctctcccccagaGACACCCATGTCCCCAGAGCCAGCCTTGTGCAAGCCGCCCACTGAATCCCCCGAGTCTTCAGACGTCTTCCTGCCCTCGGAAAGCCCCAGCCCCGACGCTGACAGCTTTTACCAGGCTCTCTCCCCGTTCTGTACACCCTTTGACCTGGGCCTGGAACGGGCCAGTGTGGGTTCATGCAGCAATGccggtggtggcggtggtggtggtggcggcagcAGCGGGACTCTgactccagccagccagcccggCACACCTTCCCCGCTGGATGGGCCCCGGCCCTTCCCCGTAGCCCATGGCCGCCATAGCTCCAGTCTCTCCAACGTGCTGGAGGACAGCAGCCTCCCGGAGCCCGCCATCAGTGGGGATGATACCTCAAATACCAGCAACCCTCAG CAAACCCCTGAGGAGGAGTTGTGCAACCTGCTCACCAACGTGCTGTTCTCAGTGGCATGGCGGGGTGTGGGAGGCAGCGATGAGGCTGCCTGGCGGGAGCGTGGCCAGGTCTTCTCGGTGCTCACCCAGCTGGGTGCCTCAGCCACACTGGTGCGCCCGCCAGACTGCATCAAGCGCAG CCTCCTGGAGATGATGCTGGAGTCAGCCCTGACCGACATCAAAGAGGCCCCCGCTGGGGTCCTGGCCAGCCTCACCCAGCAGGCGCTTTGGCTGCTGCGCCTGCTGCAGGACTTCCTGTGCGCCGAGGGTCACGGTAATCAGGAGCTGTGGAGTGAGAAG CTCTTTGAAGGTGTATGCAGCCTGCTGGACCGCATGGGAGCCTGGCCGCACCTGGCCAACGGCACAGCAGATCTACGAGAGATGGCACAGATTGGCCTGCGCCTGGTGCTTGGCTACATCCTGCTGGAGGACCCACAG CTGCACGCCCAGGCATATGTGAGGTTGCACTCGCTCCTGCAGACAGCAGTGCCCATGCGGCGGGAGGAGGCCTGCTACGTGCTCTCCAAGCTGGAGTCGGCGCTGGCACGGGCActcaccacccccacctcagACACAACCACCGAAGACGGGGAGCCCTCAGCTGCAGCTGCCGCAGCCACGGAACGCTGCTCGTGGCTGGTACCGCTGGTGCGCACACTGCTGGACCGTGCCTATGAGCCACTGGGGCTCCAGTGGGGGCTGCCTTCCCTGCCACCCACCAATGGCAGCCCCACCTTCTTCGAGGACTTCCAGGCCTTTTGTGCCACACCTGAATGGCGCCACTTCATCGACAAGCAG GTGCAGCCCACCATGTCCCAGTTCGAAATGGACACCTACGCGAAGAGCCACGACCTCATGTCGGGCTTCTGGAATGCCTGCTACGACATGCTCATGAGTAGTGGACAGCGGCGCCAGCGGGAGCGTGCACATAGTCGGCGGGCCTTCCAG gAGCTCGTGCTGGAACCTGTGCAGAGGCGGGTACGCTCAGAAGGGCTGCGTTATGCAGCAGCCCTGAAGCAGCAGGCAGCGCAGCACTCGACGGCTCTGCTCCACTGGGGGGCGCTGTGGCGTCAGCTTTCCAGCCCCTGTGGGGCCTGGGCCCTGAG GGACCCACCGCTTCCCCGCTGGAAGTTGTCCAGTGCCGAGACATATTCTCGCATGCGTCTGAAGCTAGTGCCCAACCATCACTTCAACCCTCACCTGGAAGCTAGCGCCCTGCGGGACAACCTGG GAGAGGCCCCCCTGACACCTACCGAGGAGGCCTCGCTGCCTCTAGCAGTCACCAAGGAGGCCAAAGTCAGCACCCTGCCAGAAGAGCTTCTGGAAGACCAGCTTGGCGAAGATGAGCTGGCTGCACTAGAGACCGC GATGCAAGCAGCGGAACTGGACGAGCAGCATGAGAAGCTGGTGCTGTCTGCTGAGTGCCAGCTGGTCACAGTGGTGGCGGTGGTCCCAGGGTTGTTGGAGATCACCACACAGCACGTGTACTTCTACGATTGCAGCGCCGAGCGTGTGGAAACCGAGGAGG GCATCGGCCACGACTTCCGGCGCCCACTCGCCCAGCTGCGTGAGGTCCACCTGCGGCGTTTCAACCTGCGCCGCTCAGCCCTCGAGCTCTTCTTCATCGATCAGGCCAACTACTTCCTCAACTTCCCGTGTAAGGTGGGCGGGACCACAGCTTCGTCTCCTTggcaggcccccaggccccagccctgcaTCATCCCACCCCACACCCAGGTACGGAGCCAGGTGTACTCGTGGCTCCTGCGCCTGCGCCCCCCGGCTCAAGGCTACCTAAGCAGCCGCTCCCCACAGGAAATGCTGCGTGCCTCTGGCCTCACCCAG aaaTGGGTACAGCGTGAGATATCCAACTTCGAATACTTGATGCAACTCAACACCATTGCAGGGCGGACCTACAACGACCTGTCTCAGTACCCTGTG TTCCCCTGGGTCCTGCAGGACTACGTGTCCCCAACTTTGGACCTCAGCAACCCGGCCGTCTTCCGGGACCTGTCCAAGCCCATCGGTGTGGTGAACCCCAAGCATGCCCAGCTCGTGAGGGAGAA GTACGAGAGCTTCGAGGACCCTGCGGGCACCATTGACAAGTTCCACTATGGCACCCACTATTCGAACGCGGCAGGCGTGATGCACTACCTCATCCGTGTGGAGCCCTTCACCTCCCTACACGTCCAGCTGCAGAGTGGCCG CTTTGACTGCTCAGACCGGCAGTTCCACTCAGTGGCGGCAGCCTGGCAGGCCCGCCTGGAGAGCCCCGCCGACGTGAAGGAGCTCATCCCAGAGTTCTTCTACTTCCCTGACTTCCTGGAGAACCAGAATG GCTTCGACCTGGGCTGCCTCCAGCTGACCAACGAGAAGGTGGGCGACGTGGTGCTGCCGCCGTGGGCCAGCTCTCCTGAGGACTTCATCCAGCAGCACCGCCAGGCTCTG gagtCGGAGTATGTGTCTGCCCACCTGCACAAGTGGATTGACCTCATCTTTGGCTACAAGCAGCGGGGACCAGCCGCGGAGGAGGCCCTCAATGTCTTCTATTACTGCACCTATGAGG gGGCTGTGGACCTGGACCATGTGGCAGATGAGCGGGAACGGAAGGCTTTGGAGGGCATTATCAGTAATTTTGGGCAGACTCCCTGTCAGCTGCTAAAG GAGCCACATCCAGCTCGGCTATCAGCAGAAGAGGCAGCCCAACGCCTTGCACGTCTGGACACTAACTCGCCTAGCATCTTCCAGCACCTGGACCAGCTCAAGGCCTTCTTTGCAGAG GTCATCAGTGACGGCGTGCCCCTGGTCCTGGCCCAGGTTCCTCACCGGCAGTCCCACTCCATCATCCAGGGCTCCTCAGACCTGTTG GTGACCGTGAGTGCCAGTGGGCTCTTGGGCACTCACAGCTGGTTGCCCTATGACCGTAACATAAACAACTACTTCAGCTTCAGCAAAGACCCCACCACAGTCAACCCCAA GATGCAGCGACTGCTGAGTGGCCCATGGTGGCCAGGCAGTGGTGTGAGCGGGCAAGCCCTGGCAGTGACCCCGGACGGGAAGCTGCTGTTCAGTGGTGGCCACTGGGATGGCAGTCTGCGAGTGACCGCACTATCCCGGGGCAAGCTGTTGAAGCAACTCAACCGCCACCTTG ATGTGGTGACGTGCCTTGCATTGGACACCTGCGGTATCTACCTCATCTCAGGCTCCCGGGACACCACGTGCATGGTGTGGCGGCTCCTGCAGGAG GGTGGTTTCTCGGTGGGACTGGCATCAAAGCCCGTGCAGGTCCTGTACGGGCATGAGGCTGCAGTGAGCTGTGTGGCCATCAGCACTGAACTCGACATGGCTGTGTCTGGATCTGAG GATGGAACTGTGATCATCCACACCATACGCCGTGGCCAATTTGTGGCAGCACTACAGCCCCCAGGGGCCACGTTACCCGGACCTGTGTCCCACCTGGCGCTGGGGTCTGAGGGCCAGATTGTGGTACAGAGCTCGGCGTGGGAGCGTGTGGGGGCTCAG GTCACCTACTCCTTGCACTTGTACTCAGTGAATGGGAAGTTACGGGTTTCACTGCCCCTGGTAGAGCAGCCCACAGCCCTGGCGGTGACAGAGGACTTTGTTCTGCTGGGCACAGCGCAGTGTGCCCTGCACATCCTCCACCTGAACAA acTGCTCCCAGCCGCACCTCCTCTACCCATGAAGGTGCCCATCCGAAGTGTGGCTGTGACCAAGGAGCGCAGCCATGTGCTCGTGGGCCTGGAGGACGGGAAGCTTATCGTGGTGGGCGCGGGGCAGCCTTCTGAG GCGCGCAGCAGCCAGTTCGCGCGGAAGCTGTGGCGGCCCTCCAGGCGCATCTCCCAAGTGTCCTCGGGGGAGACAGAGTACAACCCTGGAGAGGCGCGCTGA